Proteins encoded together in one Shewanella oneidensis MR-1 window:
- a CDS encoding phage protein, with translation MGSNWEYAKTKGRAMRLNAELAAYHTGEPVTQPPFFSHCGTMQSYFNRGWHGVTQCDIRIHLDKNIVPTGTDKLSKLRSLRACHSL, from the coding sequence ATGGGCAGCAACTGGGAATACGCAAAAACCAAAGGGCGCGCTATGCGCCTTAATGCTGAGCTGGCCGCATACCACACTGGCGAGCCTGTCACTCAACCACCGTTCTTTAGCCATTGCGGCACTATGCAATCGTACTTTAATCGCGGTTGGCATGGCGTAACGCAGTGCGATATCCGCATTCATCTTGATAAAAACATTGTGCCAACCGGCACGGACAAACTATCCAAACTTAGGAGCTTACGAGCATGTCACTCCCTTTAA